From Kineosporia succinea, the proteins below share one genomic window:
- a CDS encoding thiamine pyrophosphate-requiring protein yields MSQTVGDFLLSRLREWGVEHVFGYPGDGINGLVSAWGRADDQPRFVQSRHEEMSALQAVGYAKFTGRVGVCVATSGPGAIHLLNGLYDAKLDHVPVVAIVGQTERTAMGGSYQQEVDLMSLFKDVASEFLETVTVPQQLPNVIDRAIRTAVARSAPTCVIIPADVQDLPYEPPERAFRQVPSSAPVTSWPTVQPDDASVRAAADLLNAGSKVAILIGQGARGAGPEVIQVADVLGAGVAKALLGKDVLGDDLPFVTGAIGLLGTRPSWELMRDCDTLLTVGSNFPYSQFLPEFGQARAVQIDVDAKYLGLRYPYEINLAGDAAATLRALLPLLNRTSDRTWRETVEKNVTRWWETVAMEAGVEGDPVNPMALFHAASSRLPDDVIVTSDSGSSADWYARVLRMKDGMRGSLSGTLATMGAAVPYGIGAKFGQPHRPVVMFEGDGAMQMNGLAELLTVSRYWREWADPRFVVAVLHNNDLTQVTWELRSMGGAPKFVESQALPEVSYADFARGIGFEAITVEKAEDLGPAWDRALTCGRPALLDVRVDPDFPPIPPHATLEQARATAQALLKGDENRMGVVWAGLRTKMQEFLPHNRS; encoded by the coding sequence GTGAGCCAGACCGTCGGTGACTTCCTGCTGTCCCGCCTGCGGGAGTGGGGTGTCGAGCACGTGTTCGGGTATCCGGGGGACGGGATCAACGGCCTGGTCTCGGCCTGGGGCCGGGCCGACGACCAGCCCCGGTTCGTGCAGTCGCGGCACGAGGAGATGTCGGCGCTGCAGGCGGTCGGGTACGCCAAGTTCACCGGCCGGGTCGGCGTCTGCGTGGCGACCTCCGGGCCGGGGGCGATCCACCTGCTGAACGGGCTGTACGACGCCAAGCTGGATCACGTGCCGGTGGTCGCCATCGTCGGCCAGACCGAGCGCACCGCGATGGGCGGCAGCTACCAGCAAGAAGTCGACCTGATGAGCCTTTTCAAGGACGTCGCGAGCGAGTTTCTGGAGACGGTCACGGTTCCCCAGCAGCTGCCGAACGTGATCGACCGGGCCATCCGCACCGCCGTCGCCCGCAGCGCGCCGACCTGTGTCATCATCCCGGCCGACGTGCAGGACCTGCCCTACGAGCCGCCGGAGCGGGCTTTCCGCCAGGTGCCCTCCAGCGCCCCGGTGACGAGCTGGCCCACGGTGCAGCCCGACGACGCGAGCGTCCGGGCGGCCGCCGACCTGCTCAACGCCGGGTCGAAGGTCGCGATCCTGATCGGCCAGGGCGCCCGCGGGGCCGGGCCGGAGGTGATCCAGGTGGCCGACGTGCTCGGCGCCGGGGTGGCCAAGGCGCTGCTCGGCAAGGACGTGCTGGGCGACGACCTGCCGTTCGTCACCGGCGCCATCGGCCTGCTCGGGACCCGGCCCAGCTGGGAGCTCATGCGCGACTGCGACACCCTGCTCACCGTCGGCTCGAACTTTCCGTACTCCCAGTTCCTGCCCGAGTTCGGCCAGGCCCGGGCGGTGCAGATCGACGTCGACGCCAAGTACCTGGGCCTGCGCTACCCCTACGAGATCAACCTGGCCGGTGACGCCGCCGCGACCCTGCGCGCGCTGCTGCCGCTGCTGAACCGCACGAGCGACCGCACCTGGCGCGAGACGGTCGAGAAGAACGTGACGCGGTGGTGGGAGACCGTGGCGATGGAGGCCGGGGTGGAGGGTGACCCGGTGAACCCGATGGCCCTGTTCCACGCGGCGTCGTCGCGGCTGCCCGACGACGTGATCGTCACCAGCGACTCGGGGTCCTCGGCCGACTGGTATGCCCGCGTGCTCCGGATGAAAGACGGAATGCGGGGATCTCTCTCGGGCACGCTGGCCACGATGGGCGCGGCGGTGCCCTACGGCATCGGGGCCAAGTTCGGCCAGCCGCACCGGCCGGTGGTGATGTTCGAGGGCGACGGCGCGATGCAGATGAACGGCCTGGCCGAACTGCTCACCGTGAGCCGCTACTGGCGCGAGTGGGCCGACCCGCGCTTCGTGGTCGCGGTGCTGCACAACAACGACCTGACCCAGGTGACGTGGGAGCTGCGGTCGATGGGAGGAGCCCCGAAGTTCGTCGAGTCGCAGGCCCTTCCGGAGGTCTCGTACGCGGACTTCGCGCGGGGCATCGGGTTCGAGGCGATCACCGTCGAGAAGGCCGAGGACCTCGGCCCGGCCTGGGACCGGGCCCTGACCTGCGGGCGGCCGGCGCTGCTGGACGTGCGGGTCGACCCGGACTTCCCGCCGATCCCGCCGCACGCCACGCTCGAGCAGGCGAGGGCCACCGCGCAGGCGCTGCTCAAGGGCGACGAGAACCGGATGGGCGTGGTGTGGGCCGGACTGCGGACGAAGATGCAGGAGTTCCTGCCCCACAACAGGTCCTAG